A window of the Microbacterium sp. LWH13-1.2 genome harbors these coding sequences:
- a CDS encoding beta-galactosidase produces the protein MAAAVSDRIATLSAGRGLVFGCDYNPEQWDRSVWPDDVRLMQQAGVGLVAINIFGWSSINPARGVWDFSALDEIIALLHSAGIRINLGTGTASPAPWLTAAHPEILPVGEDGTVYQQGGRQGYCPSSPIFRAYAAEVVTRVVERYGDHPAVSLWHVSNELGCHNALCYCDTSAEAFRGWLRDRYDDIDALNRAWGTTFWSQRYSDFDDVRVPAQALSLRNPGQILDFQRFSSDEQLALYRAEAAILRERSAVPVTTNFMVTAHIRNLDYWTWAGDMDLIANDHYLDRRLDDAREELSFAADLTRGLAQGAPWLLMETSTGAVNWQPYNLAKAPGELQRNIAAHVARGADGICFFQWRASTQGAEKYHTALVPHAGEDSDQWRDVVELGGLLERLGEVAGTRVAADAALFFSWESWWAAENEGRPSEALTYLGQVHAAHAALSDAGVTTDVVRPGGDLDGYRLLIVPALHLISDADAAAIARAVENGATALITFFSGIVDEQDRVRTGGYPGAFRDLLGIRSEEFAPLRPGETVFLTDGTSGSVWAERLKTTDAETVASFADGPAAGGPALTRREAGKGAAWFVATQPDRIAYRDLIARLASDAGIATHTGASRDVEIVRRSGENGSYLFVINHGDSGAEVVATGHDLVTDAPATGFVPAGGVRIIKEDV, from the coding sequence ATGGCCGCCGCTGTGTCCGACCGCATCGCCACCCTCTCCGCAGGGCGCGGCCTCGTCTTCGGATGCGACTACAACCCCGAACAGTGGGACCGCAGCGTCTGGCCCGACGACGTGCGGCTCATGCAGCAGGCGGGCGTCGGACTCGTGGCGATCAACATCTTCGGCTGGTCGTCGATCAACCCGGCCAGGGGAGTGTGGGATTTCAGTGCGCTCGACGAGATCATCGCTCTGCTGCACTCGGCAGGGATTCGCATCAACCTCGGCACCGGCACGGCGTCACCCGCACCGTGGCTCACCGCCGCACACCCCGAGATCCTCCCGGTCGGCGAAGACGGCACGGTCTACCAGCAGGGCGGACGCCAGGGCTACTGCCCGAGCTCGCCGATCTTCCGCGCCTACGCCGCCGAGGTCGTGACCCGCGTGGTCGAGCGCTACGGCGACCACCCCGCCGTGTCGCTCTGGCATGTGTCGAACGAGCTGGGCTGCCACAACGCTCTCTGCTACTGCGACACGAGCGCCGAGGCGTTCCGGGGCTGGCTGCGCGACCGCTACGACGACATCGACGCGCTCAACCGCGCGTGGGGCACCACGTTCTGGAGCCAGCGCTACAGCGACTTCGACGACGTGCGCGTGCCCGCTCAGGCGCTGTCGCTGCGCAACCCCGGTCAGATCCTCGACTTCCAGCGCTTCAGCTCCGACGAGCAGCTCGCGCTCTACCGCGCCGAGGCGGCGATCCTGCGTGAGCGCAGCGCCGTGCCGGTCACGACCAACTTCATGGTCACCGCGCACATCCGCAACCTCGACTACTGGACGTGGGCGGGCGACATGGATCTGATCGCCAACGACCACTACCTCGATCGCCGCCTCGACGACGCCCGAGAAGAGCTCTCGTTCGCCGCCGACCTCACCCGCGGTCTCGCCCAGGGTGCGCCCTGGCTGCTGATGGAGACATCGACCGGTGCCGTGAACTGGCAGCCGTACAACCTCGCCAAGGCCCCGGGTGAACTGCAGCGCAACATCGCCGCGCACGTCGCGCGCGGTGCCGACGGCATCTGCTTCTTCCAGTGGCGGGCGTCCACCCAGGGTGCCGAGAAGTATCACACGGCCCTCGTGCCGCACGCGGGTGAGGACTCCGATCAGTGGCGCGATGTCGTCGAGCTGGGCGGGCTGCTCGAGCGCCTCGGCGAGGTCGCGGGCACCCGCGTCGCCGCCGACGCCGCGCTGTTCTTCTCGTGGGAGAGCTGGTGGGCCGCCGAGAACGAGGGCCGCCCGAGTGAGGCGCTCACCTACCTCGGCCAGGTGCACGCCGCCCACGCGGCGCTGTCGGATGCCGGTGTCACCACCGACGTCGTGCGCCCCGGCGGCGATCTCGACGGCTACCGACTGCTCATCGTCCCGGCGCTGCATCTCATCAGCGATGCGGATGCCGCGGCGATCGCCCGCGCCGTCGAGAACGGCGCGACCGCGCTGATCACCTTCTTCAGCGGCATCGTCGACGAGCAGGACCGGGTGCGCACCGGCGGATACCCCGGCGCGTTCCGCGACCTGCTCGGCATCCGCTCGGAGGAGTTCGCGCCCCTGCGTCCGGGGGAGACCGTGTTCCTCACCGACGGCACGAGCGGATCGGTATGGGCCGAGCGACTCAAGACGACGGATGCCGAGACCGTGGCGTCGTTCGCCGACGGCCCCGCCGCAGGCGGCCCCGCGCTCACCCGTCGCGAGGCGGGAAAGGGTGCGGCCTGGTTCGTCGCCACGCAGCCCGACCGCATCGCCTACCGGGATCTGATCGCCCGCCTCGCCTCGGACGCGGGCATCGCGACGCACACGGGGGCGAGCCGCGACGTCGAGATCGTCCGGCGCTCGGGGGAGAACGGCAGCTACCTGTTCGTCATCAATCACGGCGACTCCGGCGCCGAGGTCGTCGCCACGGGGCACGACCTCGTCACCGACGCACCCGCCACCGGCTTCGTCCCGGCCGGCGGAGTCCGCATCATCAAGGAGGATGTATGA
- a CDS encoding LacI family DNA-binding transcriptional regulator, which produces MSTSARRRSTVHDVARVAGVSRGTVSRVINGGYVSDAARTAIEDAIREVGYVPNTAAQNLVRQRTQAIAFIVHEPHALFLEDPNIGAIMLGTNETLSEADYQMVCLVVDSVRDTERVARYLNGGFVDGAVIVSARAQDPITKAVMRLDLPVAYVGHPPDVDAAWVGVDNRGAAKAVTSRLLATGRTRVGMIAAALDRDSGTDRLAGFTDALGDAFDPTLIEEVPLYSYADGAAAMTRLLARVPDIDGVFAASDAVAAGAMWALREAGRRVPEDVGVVGFDNSTWATRTTPQLSTVDQPAQGLGAAAAASVLAQLRDDQRPRAGIMLPTPVVWRDSA; this is translated from the coding sequence ATGAGCACTTCCGCCCGTCGTCGCAGCACCGTGCACGACGTGGCGCGCGTAGCCGGGGTATCGAGGGGAACCGTCAGCCGCGTCATCAACGGCGGCTACGTGTCGGATGCCGCGCGCACCGCCATCGAAGACGCGATCCGCGAGGTCGGCTACGTGCCGAACACCGCCGCGCAGAACCTCGTGCGCCAGCGCACCCAGGCCATCGCGTTCATCGTGCACGAGCCGCACGCGCTGTTCCTCGAGGACCCCAACATCGGCGCGATCATGCTCGGCACAAACGAGACGCTGTCGGAGGCGGACTACCAGATGGTGTGCCTCGTCGTTGACTCGGTGCGAGACACCGAGCGCGTCGCTCGCTACCTCAACGGCGGCTTCGTCGACGGCGCCGTGATCGTCTCGGCGCGAGCGCAGGACCCCATCACCAAGGCCGTCATGCGCCTCGACCTGCCGGTCGCCTACGTCGGCCACCCGCCCGACGTGGACGCCGCCTGGGTCGGCGTCGACAACCGCGGCGCCGCGAAGGCCGTGACCTCACGCCTCCTGGCGACGGGGCGCACCCGGGTCGGCATGATCGCGGCCGCGCTCGACCGCGACTCGGGCACCGACCGTCTCGCGGGCTTCACCGACGCGCTCGGCGACGCCTTCGACCCGACTCTCATCGAAGAGGTGCCGCTGTACTCGTACGCCGACGGGGCCGCCGCGATGACGCGACTGCTCGCGCGCGTGCCCGACATCGACGGGGTGTTCGCCGCCTCGGATGCCGTCGCCGCCGGCGCCATGTGGGCCCTGCGCGAAGCGGGCCGACGCGTTCCGGAAGATGTGGGCGTCGTCGGGTTCGACAACAGCACCTGGGCCACCCGCACGACCCCGCAGCTCTCGACCGTCGACCAGCCCGCGCAGGGGCTCGGCGCGGCCGCCGCGGCATCCGTCCTCGCGCAGCTGCGCGACGATCAGCGCCCGCGGGCGGGCATCATGCTGCCGACGCCGGTCGTGTGGAGAGACTCGGCCTGA
- a CDS encoding DNA-3-methyladenine glycosylase, whose product MSSDPLHRATRAELSGLAVDVAPLLLGAELRTVVAGSEVRLRLTEVEAYHGHGTGTQADPGSHARMGRTARNATMWGEPGHLYVYLSHGIHSCVNVVCGPDGQAGGILMRAGEVVSGVDAVAVRRRATSPLTATALRDLARGPGRFGQAVGLRHPIHDGIDAITGQEFEGARAELWLRDDPVADVATGPRVGVAGIAGTAAFPWRFWIAGDPTVSPFRWGRGAQAASAERG is encoded by the coding sequence ATGTCGTCGGATCCGCTGCACCGCGCCACCCGCGCCGAGCTGAGCGGGCTGGCGGTCGATGTCGCCCCGCTGCTGCTCGGGGCCGAGCTGCGCACGGTCGTCGCCGGCTCCGAGGTGCGCCTCCGGCTCACCGAGGTCGAGGCCTATCACGGGCATGGCACCGGAACCCAGGCCGACCCGGGTTCGCATGCACGCATGGGCCGCACCGCACGCAATGCGACGATGTGGGGCGAGCCGGGGCATCTGTACGTCTACCTGAGTCACGGTATCCATTCGTGCGTCAACGTCGTGTGCGGGCCGGACGGTCAGGCGGGCGGAATCCTGATGCGCGCGGGCGAGGTCGTGTCCGGAGTGGATGCCGTCGCCGTGCGCCGCCGCGCCACGAGCCCGCTGACGGCAACGGCACTGCGGGATCTCGCCAGGGGCCCCGGCCGATTCGGGCAGGCGGTGGGGCTGCGGCACCCGATCCACGACGGCATCGACGCGATCACCGGCCAGGAGTTCGAGGGCGCCCGCGCCGAGCTGTGGCTGCGCGACGACCCGGTGGCCGATGTCGCGACCGGGCCGCGCGTCGGCGTGGCGGGAATCGCAGGCACCGCGGCGTTCCCGTGGCGCTTCTGGATCGCCGGCGACCCGACTGTCTCGCCGTTCCGCTGGGGGAGAGGGGCGCAGGCGGCGTCCGCCGAGCGCGGGTGA
- a CDS encoding TIGR03943 family protein — MSEHGHTRTHTAHEPSRARALGSRWLGIGLATVISVVTLGLGLTGRLNLYISPESVWFACAAAVVTLAGAIWSCTLPLGEEGDHGHDHGDAHDADAPAGPRRTLALAGTVTGGVIASGVVVAALVLPPASLSVELAMSRVGEQTALFAGADDVTLGVADTSTFGVGDWASVFATATNTAAYDGKTVTLTGFVTPTDADEVNLTRLVITHCVIDAQPATLPVTIDAGEFDTGQWVEVEGTIKADADGSLHVEPNSVTPIDEPQDPYEY, encoded by the coding sequence TTGTCTGAGCACGGCCACACCCGCACGCACACCGCTCACGAGCCCTCCCGCGCCCGCGCCCTCGGCTCGCGCTGGCTCGGCATCGGTCTCGCCACCGTCATCTCGGTGGTCACTCTCGGACTCGGCCTCACCGGCCGCCTCAACCTCTACATCAGCCCCGAGTCGGTGTGGTTCGCCTGCGCGGCAGCCGTCGTGACTCTCGCGGGCGCCATCTGGTCGTGCACCCTGCCGCTGGGCGAAGAGGGCGATCACGGACACGACCACGGCGATGCCCACGACGCGGATGCACCGGCCGGGCCCCGCCGCACCCTCGCCCTCGCCGGCACGGTGACCGGTGGCGTCATCGCCTCCGGCGTGGTCGTCGCCGCTCTCGTGCTGCCGCCCGCATCGCTGTCGGTCGAGCTCGCGATGTCCCGCGTGGGCGAGCAGACCGCGCTGTTCGCGGGCGCCGACGACGTGACCCTGGGAGTCGCCGACACCTCGACCTTCGGCGTGGGCGACTGGGCGAGCGTGTTCGCGACGGCGACCAACACCGCCGCCTACGACGGCAAGACGGTCACGCTGACCGGATTCGTCACCCCGACGGATGCAGACGAGGTCAACCTCACGCGCCTTGTCATCACGCACTGCGTCATCGACGCGCAGCCGGCGACCCTGCCCGTGACGATCGATGCGGGCGAGTTCGACACCGGCCAGTGGGTCGAGGTCGAGGGCACCATCAAGGCGGATGCCGACGGATCGCTGCATGTCGAGCCGAACTCGGTCACGCCGATCGACGAGCCGCAGGACCCGTATGAGTACTGA
- a CDS encoding permease has product MHAHRPSRSPRSPWIGVGLGAAIVAALFLVDRFLPTLFTASLPSRAQDGLTLALSVLIEALPFVILGVLLSIVVQVWLPADVIHRWLPKRAWARRAVLSLLGMLIPVCECGNVPFARGLMMRGLAPAEALTFLIAAPIVNPIVILTTHAAFGFDDGILVARLIGGYLIANLIGWIYSRHPSPDSLLTQRFIDTCDRVTHEPGTPVRRSLTQFLVELRAVMPALVIGSALAGAVQVLIPRDVLLAIGSNPVLSILAMMALAMTVAICSNVDAFFALSFASTFSSGALVAFLLVGPLVDVKMLALMRTTFTTRTLVGIVGVVLLAAFAIGIGVNVFV; this is encoded by the coding sequence GTGCATGCGCACCGACCTTCCCGATCGCCGCGCTCGCCGTGGATCGGGGTCGGCCTCGGCGCCGCGATCGTGGCTGCCCTGTTCCTGGTCGACCGGTTCCTGCCGACGCTCTTCACCGCGAGCCTGCCGAGCAGGGCGCAGGACGGGCTGACGCTCGCGCTGAGCGTGCTGATCGAGGCTCTGCCGTTCGTGATCCTCGGTGTGCTGCTGTCGATCGTCGTGCAGGTGTGGCTGCCGGCCGACGTCATCCACCGCTGGCTGCCGAAGCGCGCGTGGGCCCGCCGTGCCGTGCTGTCGCTGCTCGGCATGCTGATACCGGTGTGCGAGTGCGGCAACGTGCCCTTCGCCCGCGGCCTGATGATGCGCGGCCTCGCCCCCGCCGAGGCGCTCACCTTCTTGATCGCGGCCCCGATCGTGAACCCGATCGTCATTCTCACCACGCATGCGGCCTTCGGCTTCGATGACGGCATCCTGGTGGCGCGTCTCATCGGCGGCTACCTGATCGCCAACCTGATCGGCTGGATCTACAGCCGGCACCCCTCGCCCGACTCGCTGCTCACGCAGCGCTTCATCGACACGTGCGACCGCGTCACGCACGAACCGGGCACCCCGGTACGCCGCAGCCTGACGCAGTTCCTCGTCGAGCTGCGCGCGGTGATGCCCGCGCTCGTGATCGGCTCGGCGCTCGCCGGGGCCGTGCAGGTGCTGATCCCTCGCGACGTGCTGCTGGCGATCGGGTCGAACCCGGTGCTGTCGATCCTCGCGATGATGGCACTCGCGATGACCGTCGCGATCTGCTCGAACGTCGACGCCTTCTTCGCGCTGTCGTTCGCCTCGACCTTCTCCTCCGGCGCGCTCGTGGCGTTCCTGCTCGTCGGCCCGCTGGTCGACGTCAAGATGCTCGCCCTCATGCGCACGACCTTCACCACCCGCACGCTCGTGGGCATCGTGGGCGTCGTGCTGCTCGCCGCCTTCGCGATCGGGATCGGGGTGAACGTCTTTGTCTGA
- a CDS encoding transcriptional repressor, giving the protein MAQRNTWQRERVREALADARGFVSAQNLHASLRDDNTGIGLATVYRALAGLAAAGDADSLQSPEGEALYRACTTQGHHHHLICRNCGLTVEIEATDVEQWAHRTAALHGFTDAAHVVDIFGLCASCTNKRDAEEAANA; this is encoded by the coding sequence ATGGCTCAGCGGAACACCTGGCAGCGCGAACGCGTGCGCGAAGCTCTCGCCGACGCGCGCGGTTTCGTGAGCGCGCAGAACCTGCACGCCTCTCTGCGCGACGACAACACCGGCATCGGGCTGGCCACGGTCTACCGTGCGCTGGCCGGGCTCGCCGCCGCCGGCGACGCCGACTCGCTGCAGAGTCCTGAGGGCGAGGCGCTCTATCGCGCCTGCACGACCCAGGGTCACCACCACCATCTGATCTGCCGCAACTGCGGGCTCACGGTCGAGATCGAGGCCACCGACGTCGAGCAGTGGGCGCATCGCACCGCTGCTCTGCACGGATTCACGGATGCCGCGCACGTCGTCGACATCTTCGGCCTGTGCGCTTCCTGCACCAACAAGCGGGACGCCGAAGAGGCAGCGAACGCGTGA
- a CDS encoding metal ABC transporter permease has protein sequence MTGIVQTVDWSDVFSFQDYGELVALLANSIVAGAVLGIVGGLIGVFVMQRDLAFAVHGVSELSFAGAAAALLFGGSVVVGSLGGALVAAILIGVLGAKARDRNSIVGVLMPFGLGLGILFLSLYDGRSANRFSLLTGQIVSVSSPDLGWLLGISIVVLLGLLLMWNPLRFDSLDPESAAARGVPTRAVSLLFMVLLGLIVAVSVHIIGALLVMALLVTPAAAAMRITAGPVAVPLLAALFGFVSAVGGILLALAGTLPVSPYITTLSFTIYVVCWIVQRARGGVRRVRT, from the coding sequence ATGACCGGCATCGTCCAGACGGTCGACTGGAGCGACGTCTTCTCGTTCCAGGACTACGGCGAGCTCGTCGCCCTGCTCGCCAACTCGATCGTCGCGGGAGCGGTGCTCGGCATCGTCGGCGGACTCATCGGCGTCTTCGTGATGCAGCGCGACCTCGCATTCGCGGTGCACGGGGTCAGCGAGCTGTCGTTCGCCGGTGCCGCCGCGGCGCTGCTGTTCGGTGGCAGCGTGGTGGTCGGCTCTCTCGGCGGCGCGCTGGTCGCCGCGATCCTGATCGGCGTCCTCGGGGCCAAGGCCCGCGACCGCAACTCGATCGTCGGCGTGCTCATGCCGTTCGGCCTGGGCCTCGGCATCCTGTTCCTCTCGCTCTACGACGGGCGCAGCGCCAACCGCTTCAGCCTGCTCACCGGGCAGATCGTGTCGGTCTCGAGCCCCGACCTCGGCTGGCTGCTCGGCATCAGCATCGTCGTGCTGCTCGGACTGCTGCTCATGTGGAACCCGCTGCGCTTCGACTCGCTCGACCCCGAGTCGGCGGCGGCCCGCGGCGTGCCCACGCGTGCGGTGAGCCTGCTGTTCATGGTGCTGCTGGGTCTGATCGTCGCGGTCAGCGTGCACATCATCGGCGCACTGCTGGTCATGGCACTGCTCGTGACCCCCGCCGCCGCGGCGATGCGCATCACCGCGGGGCCGGTGGCCGTGCCGCTGCTCGCCGCGCTGTTCGGCTTCGTGTCGGCCGTCGGCGGCATCCTGCTCGCGCTCGCCGGCACCCTGCCGGTGAGCCCGTACATCACCACCCTGTCGTTCACGATCTACGTCGTGTGCTGGATCGTCCAGCGCGCACGCGGCGGTGTGCGCCGCGTGCGCACCTGA
- a CDS encoding metal ABC transporter ATP-binding protein: MSAAADARAGAEKSNPVLEVRGAALQRGDRELWSGLDLTVEPGEFIAVLGPSGSGKTTLLRSILGLQPLSAGEITVAGGPVRKGNPRIGYIPQQRSLAPDTSMRARDLVALGVQGSRFGFPVPHRGDRAKVDQLLASVGASHYADRRVGLLSGGEQQRLRVGQALADEPSLLLCDEPLSNLDLANQVAVTDIIDRQRRDRGAAVLFVTHDINPILGRVDRILYIAGGRFVLGTPEEVLQTRVLTELYGTPVFVLRAGDRLVVVGVPDAEPHHEHAHDHDHGGAA; encoded by the coding sequence GTGAGCGCCGCCGCCGACGCGCGGGCAGGAGCCGAGAAGTCGAACCCCGTGCTCGAGGTGCGGGGAGCCGCCCTCCAGCGTGGTGACCGGGAGCTGTGGTCGGGCCTCGACCTCACAGTCGAGCCCGGTGAGTTCATCGCCGTGCTCGGGCCGTCGGGTTCGGGCAAGACCACGCTGCTGCGCAGCATCCTGGGCCTGCAGCCGCTGTCGGCGGGCGAGATCACCGTCGCGGGCGGACCGGTGCGCAAGGGCAACCCGCGCATCGGCTACATCCCGCAGCAGCGCTCGCTCGCCCCGGACACGAGCATGCGGGCCCGCGATCTGGTGGCGCTCGGGGTGCAGGGCAGCCGCTTCGGCTTCCCTGTTCCGCACCGCGGCGACAGGGCCAAGGTCGACCAGCTGCTCGCCTCGGTCGGGGCGTCGCACTACGCCGACCGCCGAGTCGGACTGCTCTCGGGCGGTGAGCAGCAGCGACTGCGCGTCGGGCAGGCCCTGGCCGACGAGCCCAGCCTGCTGCTCTGCGACGAGCCGCTGTCGAACCTCGACCTCGCGAACCAGGTCGCCGTCACCGACATCATCGATCGCCAGCGTCGCGATCGCGGTGCGGCAGTGCTGTTCGTGACGCACGACATCAACCCGATCCTCGGCCGCGTCGACCGCATCCTCTACATCGCCGGAGGCCGCTTCGTGCTCGGTACGCCCGAAGAGGTGCTGCAGACACGCGTGCTGACCGAGCTCTACGGCACCCCGGTGTTCGTGCTGCGGGCCGGTGACCGGCTGGTCGTCGTCGGAGTGCCGGATGCCGAGCCCCACCACGAGCATGCGCACGACCACGACCACGGAGGTGCCGCGTGA
- a CDS encoding zinc ABC transporter substrate-binding protein — protein sequence MKKPLVALALASVAALSLAGCSAAPAAGGDGDAVTVVASTNVYGSLAAQIGGDRVDVTSIITSATQDPHSYEASARDRLAVQKADLVIENGGGYDAFIDTLLQDASDPHVITAVEFSHDFPGNEGHSDESEGAAEEEHDHAEGEEHAEGEEGHEGHDHIEGFNEHVWFDPHTMIHVVETIAEELAELDPDGKADFTANADEIVADLEGFEADLETLKADAAGANVIITEPVPGYLAEAAGLTDVTPEGFAESVEEGSDVAPATLLETLNVVESGDVAAVLTNAQTGGAETQRVEDAATAAGIPVVAFTELLPDGSSYSEWMSDAIQSLADALQS from the coding sequence ATGAAGAAGCCGCTCGTCGCCCTCGCCCTCGCATCCGTCGCCGCGCTCTCGCTGGCCGGATGCTCCGCCGCTCCCGCAGCGGGCGGCGACGGCGATGCGGTGACGGTCGTCGCGAGCACCAACGTCTACGGCTCGCTCGCGGCCCAGATCGGCGGCGACCGCGTCGACGTGACCTCCATCATCACCTCGGCGACCCAGGACCCTCACTCGTACGAAGCCTCGGCACGCGATCGCCTCGCCGTGCAGAAGGCCGACCTCGTGATCGAGAACGGCGGCGGCTACGACGCGTTCATCGACACGCTGCTGCAGGATGCCAGCGACCCGCACGTGATCACCGCGGTCGAGTTCTCGCATGACTTCCCCGGCAACGAGGGGCACTCCGACGAGTCAGAAGGAGCGGCCGAGGAGGAGCACGACCACGCCGAGGGTGAAGAGCACGCCGAGGGCGAAGAAGGACACGAGGGCCACGACCACATCGAGGGGTTCAACGAGCACGTCTGGTTCGACCCGCACACGATGATCCACGTCGTCGAGACGATCGCCGAGGAGCTCGCCGAGCTCGACCCCGACGGCAAGGCCGACTTCACCGCCAACGCCGACGAGATCGTCGCAGACCTCGAGGGCTTCGAGGCCGACCTCGAGACGCTCAAGGCGGATGCCGCCGGCGCGAACGTGATCATCACCGAGCCGGTGCCCGGCTACCTCGCCGAGGCCGCCGGACTCACCGACGTCACGCCCGAGGGCTTCGCCGAATCGGTCGAGGAGGGCAGCGATGTCGCCCCCGCCACCCTGCTCGAGACGCTCAACGTCGTCGAGAGCGGAGATGTGGCGGCCGTGCTCACGAACGCGCAGACCGGTGGTGCCGAGACGCAGCGCGTCGAGGATGCCGCAACAGCTGCCGGCATCCCCGTCGTCGCCTTCACGGAGCTGCTTCCTGACGGATCGTCGTACTCTGAGTGGATGAGTGACGCGATCCAGAGCCTCGCCGACGCGCTCCAGTCGTGA
- a CDS encoding glycoside hydrolase family 13 protein, which yields MTDALLTETRDDTTAAWWRQAAVYQIYPRSFADANGDGLGDIPGIVSRADYLQQLGIDAVWLSPFYPSALADGGYDVADYRNVDPRLGTLDDFDDMVAALHDRGIRVVVDIVPNHSSDLHEWFQEALAAGRGSAARERYIFREGSGPDGSEPPTDWTAAFGGSAWERVEDGQWFLHSFAPEQPDLNWDHPEVREDFLKTLRFWSDRGVDGFRIDVAHMLTKDLSEPLPSTAELELLPHDGNHPLHDRDDVHEVYAEWRRVFNEYDPPRTAVAEAWVSTPERRAKYASAEGLGQAFNFDLLVADFDATQFRTIIADNLAQSDATGSSTTWVLSNHDVTRHATRYGLTPMAGRTGVKQGVEWVAAGGPAEQLDREAGLRRAHAATLLLLGLPGSTYLYQGEELGLQEVAEIGPDQRQDPAFFRGAVFDGLGRDGCRVPLPWTSSGESFGFGAGDAHLPQPEWFAEYAVDVEEADPSSTLSLYREALRLRRELQTEERLEWIETGRADVLRFARPNGWQIVTNFGTEPFDLGADAADVVLGAVADGAVPADSTVWIAPGLIG from the coding sequence ATGACCGATGCGCTTCTCACCGAGACCCGCGACGACACGACGGCAGCATGGTGGCGACAGGCCGCCGTGTATCAGATCTACCCCCGCAGCTTCGCGGACGCGAACGGCGACGGACTCGGCGATATCCCGGGCATCGTCTCGCGTGCCGACTACCTGCAGCAGCTCGGCATCGACGCGGTGTGGCTGAGCCCGTTCTACCCGTCGGCGCTCGCCGACGGAGGGTACGACGTCGCCGACTACCGCAACGTCGATCCGCGGCTGGGAACGCTCGACGACTTCGACGACATGGTCGCAGCGCTGCACGACCGCGGCATCCGGGTGGTGGTCGACATCGTGCCGAACCACTCGTCGGATCTGCACGAATGGTTCCAGGAGGCGCTCGCCGCAGGCCGCGGCTCGGCTGCCCGTGAGCGGTACATCTTCCGCGAGGGTTCCGGGCCCGACGGGTCGGAGCCGCCGACCGACTGGACCGCCGCGTTCGGCGGTTCGGCGTGGGAGCGGGTCGAGGACGGTCAGTGGTTCCTGCACAGCTTCGCCCCCGAGCAGCCCGACCTCAACTGGGATCACCCCGAGGTGCGAGAGGACTTCCTGAAGACACTGCGCTTCTGGTCTGACCGGGGGGTCGACGGCTTCCGCATCGACGTGGCGCACATGCTCACCAAGGACCTCAGCGAGCCGCTGCCCAGCACCGCCGAACTCGAGCTGCTGCCGCACGACGGCAACCACCCGCTGCACGACCGCGACGATGTGCACGAGGTCTATGCCGAGTGGCGTCGGGTCTTCAACGAGTACGACCCGCCCCGCACGGCCGTCGCCGAGGCGTGGGTCAGCACTCCCGAGCGTCGCGCCAAGTACGCCTCGGCCGAGGGTCTCGGGCAGGCGTTCAACTTCGACCTGCTCGTCGCCGACTTCGACGCGACGCAGTTCCGCACGATCATCGCCGACAACCTCGCGCAGTCCGATGCGACCGGCTCGTCGACGACGTGGGTGCTGTCGAACCACGACGTGACGCGCCACGCGACGCGCTACGGTCTCACCCCGATGGCCGGGCGCACGGGCGTCAAGCAGGGCGTCGAGTGGGTCGCCGCCGGCGGTCCCGCCGAGCAGCTCGATCGCGAGGCGGGGCTGCGTCGGGCGCACGCCGCGACGCTGCTGCTGCTCGGGCTGCCGGGAAGCACCTACCTCTACCAGGGCGAGGAGCTCGGACTGCAGGAGGTCGCCGAGATCGGCCCCGACCAGCGCCAGGATCCTGCGTTCTTCCGCGGCGCGGTGTTCGACGGCCTCGGTCGCGACGGATGCCGCGTGCCGCTGCCGTGGACCTCATCCGGTGAGTCCTTCGGTTTCGGCGCCGGCGACGCGCATCTGCCGCAACCCGAATGGTTCGCCGAATACGCGGTGGATGTCGAGGAGGCCGACCCGTCGTCGACGCTGTCGCTCTACCGCGAGGCGTTGCGCCTGCGTCGCGAATTGCAGACCGAGGAGCGCCTCGAGTGGATCGAGACGGGTCGCGCCGACGTGCTGCGCTTCGCGCGCCCGAACGGCTGGCAGATCGTGACGAACTTCGGCACCGAGCCGTTCGATCTCGGGGCGGACGCCGCGGATGTCGTGCTCGGCGCTGTCGCAGACGGTGCCGTTCCGGCTGACTCGACGGTGTGGATCGCGCCAGGTCTGATCGGCTGA